One window from the genome of Paraneptunicella aestuarii encodes:
- a CDS encoding helix-turn-helix domain-containing protein has translation MSHAGAILGIKELIIEEVFRHDSIDVWARPFNRTNCKHCDSNRLRIKATHKRTIKHTRQGNQLMTLHLKVPKYHCLDCGRYFRHQFKGILPRFRSSEAFRLEVFEAHHEGVTQRKISRIHGISPATVERWYQSLINQKYKEVRLFIINGAHLSSNIRH, from the coding sequence ATGTCCCACGCAGGTGCCATTTTAGGCATAAAAGAATTAATAATTGAAGAGGTCTTTAGACATGACAGCATTGATGTTTGGGCGAGGCCGTTCAACAGAACGAACTGTAAGCATTGTGATAGCAACAGGTTAAGGATAAAAGCCACACACAAGAGAACCATCAAGCATACCCGCCAGGGTAATCAGCTGATGACCTTGCACCTGAAAGTGCCAAAGTATCACTGCTTGGACTGTGGGCGTTATTTCAGGCATCAATTTAAAGGCATTCTACCGCGGTTTCGGTCTTCTGAAGCTTTTCGACTAGAAGTCTTTGAAGCGCATCACGAAGGCGTAACGCAACGTAAAATTTCACGGATTCACGGCATTAGTCCTGCGACCGTTGAACGCTGGTATCAGTCTTTGATTAATCAGAAATACAAGGAAGTCAGGCTCTTCATCATTAACGGGGCGCACTTGTCCTCGAATATTAGGCATTGA
- a CDS encoding transposase: MKNHRVFDVKLGRSEPSLSRYLKRMQGREQVQIVVMDLSETYRRIAQHYFPNAIIVADRFHVVRLINHHFLKAWKQQDEQGRKNRGLLSLMRRHEWNLSDKSRVRLHAYLDNYPVLKALYDVKQKLNRYVLLKTVNKRRMQSKLPGFLALLEQMKASPLKALANTLIPIPLKT, translated from the coding sequence TTGAAAAACCATCGAGTCTTCGATGTTAAACTGGGACGTTCAGAGCCAAGCTTGAGCCGCTATCTAAAAAGGATGCAGGGACGTGAGCAGGTTCAGATAGTCGTCATGGATTTATCCGAAACCTATCGTCGAATTGCCCAACACTACTTCCCTAACGCCATTATCGTGGCTGACCGTTTTCACGTTGTTCGACTGATTAATCATCATTTCCTCAAAGCTTGGAAGCAACAAGACGAACAAGGCCGAAAGAACCGGGGATTACTCAGCTTGATGCGTCGTCACGAATGGAATCTGAGTGATAAGAGCCGAGTGAGATTACACGCATATCTGGATAATTATCCTGTATTAAAAGCGCTCTATGATGTGAAACAAAAGCTGAATCGGTATGTTTTACTTAAAACGGTGAATAAGCGCCGTATGCAATCCAAACTACCGGGCTTTCTGGCATTGTTGGAGCAGATGAAAGCCAGCCCTCTCAAAGCGTTGGCGAACACCTTAATACCAATCCCATTAAAAACCTAG
- a CDS encoding IS630 family transposase (programmed frameshift): MLKKIDFTALSKKETNAAKRIRLLALAHYSEGMNKAQIARTLKVSRASVNKWVAAFLDKGIDGLDAKSPPGRPASLSSEQIKKLSRYIEYHSRSDVGGRLTGADIQAWISSHLNVDYKMSNIYRLLHQWGFSWISSRSKHPKQSQNAQEEFKKLEINVIKLCPGHLPLNNVDIWFQDEARFGQQNTTSRLWARTGSRPRAVKQQQFEYAYLFGAVCPATGETEALITPWVNKDAMTLHLKQISERTKPGRMAVVIMDGAGWHTEDTIQQFDNIRMLKLPPYSPELNPVEQVWSWLRQNALSNRIFEGYEDIVDACSDAWNTFVKDTHRVISLCTRKWAQLNG; encoded by the exons ATGCTAAAAAAGATAGATTTCACAGCGCTTTCCAAAAAGGAAACTAACGCAGCTAAAAGGATCAGGTTACTTGCATTGGCTCATTACAGTGAAGGAATGAACAAAGCACAAATAGCTAGAACACTTAAGGTCAGCAGGGCAAGTGTAAATAAATGGGTAGCGGCTTTTCTGGATAAAGGAATTGATGGCCTGGATGCCAAATCTCCTCCCGGTCGTCCTGCATCGCTGTCATCAGAACAGATAAAAAAGCTATCTCGCTATATTGAATATCATAGTCGTTCTGATGTCGGGGGAAGACTGACGGGAGCCGATATCCAAGCCTGGATATCGAGCCATCTGAATGTGGATTATAAAATGTCCAACATTTACCGTCTCTTGCATCAATGGGGTTTTTCATGGATTTCCAGCCGTTCAAAACATCCAAAGCAATCGCAAAATGCTCAGGAAGAGTTT AAAAAACTGGAGATTAATGTGATCAAACTTTGTCCAGGACATCTGCCTCTGAACAATGTTGATATCTGGTTTCAGGATGAAGCTCGCTTTGGTCAGCAAAATACCACCTCTCGTTTATGGGCAAGAACTGGCAGTCGCCCACGCGCAGTCAAACAGCAACAATTTGAATATGCCTATCTTTTCGGTGCTGTCTGTCCCGCAACCGGTGAAACAGAAGCGCTCATAACGCCGTGGGTCAACAAGGATGCAATGACATTGCACTTGAAACAGATTTCTGAACGTACTAAACCGGGGCGAATGGCTGTCGTCATCATGGATGGCGCAGGATGGCATACAGAGGACACGATCCAACAGTTTGATAATATTCGTATGCTAAAGCTTCCTCCCTACTCGCCGGAACTGAATCCGGTTGAACAGGTATGGAGTTGGCTTCGTCAGAACGCACTATCCAATCGCATATTTGAAGGGTATGAAGATATCGTGGATGCATGTAGTGACGCCTGGAATACATTTGTCAAAGATACCCATCGTGTTATCTCTTTATGCACCAGAAAATGGGCACAGTTAAATGGCTAG
- the pgsA gene encoding CDP-diacylglycerol--glycerol-3-phosphate 3-phosphatidyltransferase, producing MLNIPNMLTIMRVMLIPVFVVVYYIDWKWAHQLAAFIFWFAAVTDWFDGYLARKLGQSTPFGAFLDPVADKLIVAAALLMITHTYATPWITIPAVLLMAREIFVSALREWMATNGQSDTVKVSFWGKAKTMAQMLALIGLLSELEILAIGDLEIPIYWVSLGYILLYIATVLSVFSMMQYFIAAKKYLLIAQKTNL from the coding sequence ATGCTGAACATCCCAAATATGTTAACCATTATGCGAGTGATGCTGATCCCGGTATTTGTCGTTGTGTATTACATCGATTGGAAATGGGCTCATCAGTTAGCTGCGTTTATCTTTTGGTTTGCGGCTGTAACAGACTGGTTTGATGGATATCTTGCAAGAAAGTTAGGTCAGTCCACGCCTTTTGGTGCGTTTTTGGATCCTGTGGCGGATAAATTAATTGTTGCTGCGGCGCTGTTAATGATCACCCACACATACGCTACTCCATGGATTACTATTCCTGCTGTCTTGTTAATGGCGAGAGAAATTTTTGTTTCGGCTTTGAGAGAATGGATGGCAACAAATGGTCAATCAGACACAGTAAAAGTGTCTTTTTGGGGAAAAGCAAAAACGATGGCGCAAATGTTAGCGTTGATCGGTTTGTTATCAGAACTTGAAATTTTGGCGATAGGGGATTTGGAGATCCCAATATATTGGGTATCCCTAGGATATATTCTGCTATATATAGCGACAGTGCTGTCAGTCTTTTCGATGATGCAATACTTTATTGCTGCGAAAAAATATCTACTAATAGCCCAAAAAACTAACTTATAA
- the uvrC gene encoding excinuclease ABC subunit UvrC encodes MVQSAFDHKAFLKSLTQQPGVYRMYNQKQEVIYVGKAKNLKKRVSSYFKSNLDSPKTISLVRQIADMDVTVTHSETEAYILENNYIKKYKPRYNVLLRDDKSYPFIFLSGHQHPRLAIHRGSRRESGEYFGPYPSAWAVRESLRLMQKIFPVRQCEDAYYKARTRPCLQHQLKRCSAPCVEGFVSDDEYQQQVNLARMFLKGKSHQVIDTMVGLMEESSRDLEFEKAARYRDQIAALRKVQEQQWVSGDQDELDVFGFAYRNGIACIQAFFIRDNKLLGSKSYFPKVPSSDEDEKDVFHSFLLQFYLAGNKSIPKQIVLPMKLDDAEEISNLLGKEADHKIQFFYGARDEKKRYLQLANTNAENALEAKQAHQKSVRARFLELESILELQQPLQRMECFDISHTSGQQTVASCVVFNREGPLKTDYRRYNIEGITPGDDYAAMAQVLKRRYKITAAEEKIPDIVFIDGGKGQLAQAEAFFDQWQGARTPLLIGIAKGTSRKPGLETLIMAGSHDTIPMPANSAALHLVQHIRDESHRFAIAGHRHKRQKVKTQSKLESIPGVGAKRRQSLLKYLGGMQEVLNASSEQLANVPGISPELASLIYDHLHN; translated from the coding sequence ATGGTGCAATCAGCATTTGATCATAAAGCCTTTCTAAAAAGCCTTACCCAACAGCCTGGTGTATACAGAATGTATAACCAGAAGCAGGAAGTTATTTATGTGGGTAAGGCTAAAAATCTTAAGAAGAGAGTTAGTAGCTATTTTAAGTCTAATCTGGATAGCCCAAAGACTATTTCGCTAGTTCGGCAAATAGCGGATATGGATGTCACTGTTACTCACAGTGAAACAGAGGCTTATATTCTTGAAAACAATTATATAAAGAAATATAAGCCGCGTTATAACGTTTTACTTCGCGATGATAAATCTTATCCATTTATTTTTCTTTCTGGTCATCAACATCCACGGTTAGCTATTCATCGAGGTTCTCGGCGTGAATCTGGTGAGTATTTCGGCCCATATCCGAGCGCTTGGGCTGTGCGAGAGAGTTTGCGGTTAATGCAGAAGATCTTTCCTGTTCGGCAATGTGAAGACGCTTACTACAAAGCTCGAACGCGCCCTTGTTTACAGCATCAGCTAAAACGTTGTTCCGCTCCTTGTGTTGAAGGTTTTGTCTCCGATGATGAATACCAACAGCAAGTGAATTTGGCTCGTATGTTTTTGAAAGGAAAAAGCCATCAAGTGATTGATACCATGGTGGGACTAATGGAAGAGAGTAGTCGTGACCTAGAGTTTGAAAAGGCGGCCAGATATCGCGACCAAATTGCCGCACTTCGAAAAGTTCAGGAACAGCAGTGGGTGAGTGGCGATCAGGATGAGCTGGATGTGTTTGGATTTGCTTATCGTAATGGTATTGCCTGCATTCAGGCTTTCTTTATTCGAGATAATAAGCTCTTGGGGAGCAAAAGTTATTTTCCGAAAGTCCCTTCTTCTGATGAAGATGAAAAAGACGTATTTCATTCGTTCTTATTGCAGTTTTATTTAGCGGGCAATAAATCGATTCCAAAGCAAATTGTATTGCCAATGAAGCTTGATGATGCAGAAGAGATTAGTAATTTGCTTGGCAAAGAGGCTGACCACAAAATTCAGTTTTTTTATGGTGCTCGTGATGAAAAGAAGCGGTATTTGCAATTGGCTAATACGAATGCCGAAAATGCTCTGGAAGCAAAACAGGCTCACCAAAAATCTGTTCGAGCACGGTTTTTAGAGCTGGAATCTATTTTAGAGTTGCAGCAACCATTGCAGCGTATGGAATGCTTTGATATTTCTCATACTTCAGGCCAGCAAACTGTGGCGTCATGTGTTGTTTTTAACCGGGAAGGGCCCTTAAAAACAGATTATCGACGTTATAACATTGAAGGCATTACGCCGGGTGATGATTACGCTGCTATGGCTCAAGTGCTAAAACGCCGATATAAAATCACAGCGGCAGAAGAGAAAATTCCCGATATCGTGTTTATTGATGGTGGTAAAGGGCAATTAGCTCAAGCTGAGGCTTTTTTTGATCAGTGGCAGGGGGCTAGAACGCCACTACTTATAGGTATCGCGAAAGGCACTTCAAGAAAACCAGGGTTAGAAACTCTGATTATGGCAGGAAGTCACGATACCATTCCTATGCCTGCTAATTCTGCGGCTCTTCATTTAGTTCAACATATCCGCGACGAGTCACATCGCTTCGCGATTGCAGGGCATCGCCATAAACGCCAGAAAGTGAAGACCCAGTCTAAATTGGAATCTATTCCTGGTGTGGGTGCGAAACGCAGACAAAGCCTGTTAAAATACCTTGGTGGAATGCAAGAAGTCTTAAATGCCAGTTCAGAACAGCTGGCGAATGTTCCCGGGATTAGCCCGGAGTTAGCATCTTTGATCTATGATCATCTACATAACTAG
- the uvrY gene encoding UvrY/SirA/GacA family response regulator transcription factor produces the protein MVKLLLVDDHDLVRTGIRRILDDVEGFNVIGEAQTGEEAVKMCRKSPPDVVLMDMSMPGIGGLEATKQVLRICPDVRVIALSVHKENPFPSMVMQMGAFGYLTKEADPQEMIRAIEKVAKGQKYITPEIAQQMALAKFDSNDEDPLKQLSERELQIMLMLTKGVKVPDIASQLNISTKTVNTHRYRMFEKLNVDSDVELTHLALRHNLINPQQL, from the coding sequence TTGGTTAAACTTCTATTAGTTGATGACCACGATTTAGTGAGAACTGGCATCCGTCGTATTTTGGATGATGTGGAAGGATTCAATGTAATAGGTGAAGCACAAACGGGTGAGGAAGCGGTTAAAATGTGTCGTAAATCGCCTCCTGATGTTGTGTTGATGGATATGAGTATGCCTGGGATTGGTGGTTTGGAAGCAACAAAACAGGTATTACGGATTTGTCCTGATGTGCGTGTTATTGCTTTGTCTGTTCATAAGGAAAACCCGTTTCCGTCGATGGTTATGCAAATGGGGGCCTTTGGATATCTGACCAAAGAAGCGGATCCTCAAGAGATGATTCGTGCAATTGAAAAAGTGGCCAAAGGGCAGAAGTACATTACGCCTGAAATTGCGCAACAAATGGCGCTTGCCAAGTTCGATTCTAACGACGAAGACCCTTTGAAGCAATTATCTGAGCGTGAGCTTCAGATTATGCTGATGTTGACTAAAGGCGTTAAGGTGCCTGATATAGCAAGCCAGTTAAATATCAGCACTAAAACGGTTAACACACATCGTTATCGCATGTTTGAAAAACTCAATGTTGATTCGGATGTTGAATTAACTCATTTGGCATTGCGCCATAATTTGATTAATCCTCAGCAGTTGTAA